One part of the Thiomicrospira cyclica ALM1 genome encodes these proteins:
- a CDS encoding SEL1-like repeat protein, producing MKTSILRNVLLAFLLLGQAVAVHASRVSALEQAAKQGDAEAQFELGVKYYVGSGVEQDYNQAAYWYEQAAKQGFADAQFSLAVMYLNGLYVEQDYNQAAYWYEQAAEQGDTDAQFHLGVLYRSGLGVAQDYKQAIYWYEQAAKQGDADAQYFLGDSYLYGQGVTKDYNQAVFWYEQAAKQGRIYAQFRLGVMYGNGEGVKQDLKAAAYWYEQAAKQGYVRAQFILGVMYTDGLGVAEDYTQAVYWYEQAAKQGLFDAQYGLGVMYINGTGVAQDYKQAFYWFKKAAKQGDAVSQNSLGVMYANGSGVKQDYVAAYKWFNISSANGNELAANNRDMAQNRMTVEQVATAQTKARRCLESNYKDCD from the coding sequence ATGAAAACATCCATCTTACGTAATGTGTTGTTGGCTTTTTTGTTATTGGGGCAGGCTGTGGCAGTGCACGCGAGTAGAGTTTCAGCGTTAGAGCAGGCTGCAAAGCAAGGCGATGCAGAGGCGCAATTTGAATTGGGTGTTAAGTATTACGTTGGTTCTGGTGTAGAGCAAGACTACAACCAAGCTGCCTATTGGTATGAGCAAGCTGCCAAGCAAGGTTTTGCTGATGCTCAATTCAGTTTAGCTGTTATGTATCTAAATGGATTATATGTAGAGCAAGATTACAATCAAGCAGCCTATTGGTATGAGCAAGCAGCCGAACAAGGCGATACAGATGCACAGTTTCACTTAGGTGTTTTGTATCGAAGTGGACTAGGTGTGGCACAAGATTACAAGCAAGCAATTTACTGGTATGAGCAAGCAGCTAAACAGGGTGATGCAGATGCGCAATACTTTTTAGGTGATAGTTATCTATATGGACAAGGCGTAACGAAAGACTATAATCAAGCAGTCTTTTGGTATGAACAAGCGGCAAAGCAAGGTCGAATATATGCACAATTTAGATTGGGTGTTATGTATGGAAATGGTGAGGGTGTTAAGCAAGACCTTAAAGCAGCGGCTTATTGGTATGAGCAAGCTGCCAAGCAAGGTTATGTTCGTGCACAATTCATTTTAGGTGTTATGTATACAGATGGGCTTGGCGTTGCGGAAGATTATACACAAGCGGTTTATTGGTATGAGCAAGCTGCCAAACAAGGTCTTTTTGATGCACAGTACGGCTTGGGTGTTATGTATATAAATGGAACAGGTGTAGCACAAGACTATAAACAAGCCTTTTATTGGTTCAAAAAAGCAGCCAAGCAAGGTGATGCAGTTTCACAGAACAGTTTAGGTGTTATGTATGCAAATGGAAGTGGTGTTAAGCAAGACTATGTAGCTGCATATAAATGGTTTAACATCAGTTCTGCTAATGGCAATGAACTTGCAGCAAATAATAGAGATATGGCTCAAAATAGAATGACAGTCGAACAAGTCGCAACTGCCCAAACTAAAGCCAGAAGGTGTTTGGAATCCAACTATAAAGATTGTGATTAG
- a CDS encoding ankyrin repeat domain-containing protein, translating into MFEKLRLKRSLNRKVEEILYELAYKEFEDGKVRPGLWAKALSESDGSEVNTLGCYLKLRVRSIEDDTLLLSSLVDSVVKGEDFNKIYSDQLNKKKSNNPKIINSIDQYDENGYTQLMNAIMNLDLEKVNILIRQGANLSLTDDNFGFSAIEIANLQLTQSLSMENEIKLRNIIRTLKAAV; encoded by the coding sequence ATGTTTGAAAAATTAAGATTGAAAAGATCTTTAAACAGAAAAGTTGAAGAAATACTATATGAGCTTGCCTACAAAGAATTCGAGGATGGCAAGGTAAGACCAGGTCTGTGGGCAAAGGCTTTATCAGAGTCAGATGGGTCTGAGGTAAATACGCTTGGTTGTTATTTGAAATTAAGAGTTAGATCCATAGAGGATGATACTTTGTTACTTAGCAGCTTGGTTGACTCCGTTGTAAAGGGTGAAGACTTTAATAAGATATATAGTGATCAACTTAATAAAAAGAAGAGTAACAACCCAAAAATTATTAATTCTATTGATCAGTATGATGAGAATGGCTATACTCAATTAATGAATGCAATAATGAATTTGGATTTAGAAAAAGTTAATATTTTAATAAGGCAAGGTGCTAATCTAAGTTTAACAGATGATAATTTTGGTTTTTCTGCGATTGAAATTGCTAATTTGCAATTAACACAAAGCTTGTCTATGGAAAATGAAATCAAACTAAGAAATATAATTCGTACTTTAAAGGCTGCAGTATAA
- a CDS encoding HAD family hydrolase produces MDTEQIPNTESGFMIKLIVIDLDGTLLNPDHIISAANRQALQWLLKYWPYPQAAITLSNAEAGVADYLQGYFRHSL; encoded by the coding sequence ATGGATACAGAGCAGATACCCAATACCGAGAGTGGTTTCATGATCAAGCTTATCGTCATCGATTTAGATGGCACACTATTAAATCCCGATCACATTATTTCTGCAGCCAATCGCCAAGCCTTGCAATGGTTGCTCAAGTACTGGCCTTATCCGCAGGCGGCAATCACCTTATCGAATGCCGAGGCCGGAGTGGCGGATTATTTGCAAGGTTATTTTCGCCACAGTCTGTAA
- a CDS encoding YkgJ family cysteine cluster protein, translating into MDDFNPCLSCGACCHHFRVSFYWSEADPFLGGTVPVELTEKINNNYICMQGTNQPNPRCITLEGTLGEGVSCKIYDQRPTPCREFPLWLEDGSLNPECNRLRALKGMPPIVLPDHQPNDDPPLIPSVA; encoded by the coding sequence ATGGATGACTTCAATCCATGCTTGTCTTGCGGTGCCTGCTGTCATCATTTTCGAGTGTCATTTTACTGGTCGGAAGCCGATCCCTTTCTAGGCGGCACAGTGCCAGTAGAACTCACTGAAAAAATCAATAACAATTACATTTGTATGCAGGGCACTAACCAGCCTAATCCCCGCTGTATTACCTTAGAAGGGACCTTGGGAGAAGGTGTTAGCTGTAAAATTTACGACCAACGTCCGACACCTTGCCGTGAGTTTCCATTATGGCTTGAAGATGGTAGCCTCAATCCGGAATGCAATCGTTTGCGCGCCTTAAAAGGGATGCCGCCTATCGTGCTACCAGACCATCAACCCAATGATGACCCGCCACTCATTCCCAGTGTTGCTTAG
- a CDS encoding Brp/Blh family beta-carotene 15,15'-dioxygenase produces the protein MTNHFYTHADRLQSFGFTLVALLVAGLLKLQPDLLPITWQIALLAVLVIALGLPHGALDPWLAEQIGIHNTLRQKALFAIGYLLISVAVVAIWWVMPVISLLVFLIISAWHFSGDWEQSLNRPLRLGLGVLLLLMPIGFHPEEVARLFSHLSGEGGGALAYTLAIDPFVLAGIMLLIIMVALFQKQWRTAAESAALLILAYSAPPLLYFIVYFCLLHSPRHLLGIYQHAGQAQYAKLTKMLVLYTLATLLLLGVLAWYWSDLSIEALVLRLVFIGLAALTVPHMMLVALQHIKQSTKTA, from the coding sequence ATGACAAATCATTTTTACACGCACGCCGATCGCCTGCAGAGTTTTGGGTTTACGCTAGTAGCACTCCTAGTTGCCGGCCTGTTAAAGCTACAACCAGACCTGCTACCAATAACCTGGCAAATAGCACTGCTAGCCGTATTGGTTATTGCGTTAGGGCTACCGCATGGCGCCCTTGATCCATGGCTGGCCGAACAAATTGGCATTCATAACACCTTGCGTCAAAAAGCCTTATTTGCAATAGGCTATCTATTGATTAGCGTGGCGGTGGTTGCCATTTGGTGGGTAATGCCAGTCATAAGTTTGCTGGTCTTTTTAATCATTAGCGCTTGGCATTTCTCCGGCGACTGGGAACAATCGCTCAATCGACCGCTACGCCTTGGGCTTGGCGTTCTGCTGCTGCTGATGCCCATTGGATTTCACCCTGAAGAAGTTGCCAGACTATTTAGTCATCTCTCTGGAGAAGGTGGCGGAGCGTTGGCTTATACCCTAGCCATAGATCCGTTCGTTTTAGCAGGCATTATGTTGCTAATTATCATGGTTGCGCTGTTTCAAAAACAATGGCGGACAGCGGCAGAATCAGCGGCGTTATTAATTTTGGCGTACAGCGCGCCACCCTTGCTCTACTTTATTGTTTACTTTTGTCTGCTTCATAGCCCGCGGCATTTATTGGGAATATATCAACACGCGGGTCAAGCGCAGTATGCTAAATTAACCAAAATGCTCGTGCTATACACCTTGGCCACCCTATTATTACTAGGTGTGCTCGCCTGGTATTGGTCTGACTTGTCAATCGAGGCCCTGGTGTTACGTCTGGTATTTATTGGTCTCGCGGCCCTCACGGTACCGCATATGATGTTGGTGGCACTACAGCACATCAAGCAATCAACTAAAACAGCTTAA
- a CDS encoding ATP-binding protein: protein MINSILRQTSNFILARKLPNYQRFLLKKMDFSDRLIGIRGARGSGKTTIMLQYAQSTAWPASKMLYLSCDHPAMVDEDLFEIAQTFYQEGGKLLILDEIQKAKNFSLTLKAIYDTFDLQVIFSGSSAIQISQMSADLSRRAVLFHLPVLSLREFIEIETGLKIAPVSLDQLLNQHQDLAFNLSKQLRPIEYFRRYCQTGAYPFYQESISNYPLKLLETINHTIDADLPAIFNLDPTKLDKLKKILYMLCTTPPVELNKAKLSGAVHTSWPTLAKYIALMQSADLLHSIRGGAGMRAVNRPDKLLLNNPNLFSVLCANPNIGSLRESFFVSQLSLEHQVHYHDQGDFLIDDQRVFEIGGASKTKQQIKHNKQAWLAVDDMEVGHGNTVPLWLFGLLY from the coding sequence ATGATTAATAGCATCCTGCGCCAAACATCCAATTTTATCCTTGCCCGCAAGCTGCCAAACTATCAGCGCTTCTTACTTAAAAAAATGGATTTTTCCGATCGGCTTATTGGTATTCGTGGCGCACGCGGTAGTGGCAAAACGACGATCATGTTGCAATATGCGCAATCTACGGCTTGGCCAGCTTCAAAAATGCTCTATCTCTCATGCGATCACCCTGCCATGGTGGATGAAGATTTATTTGAAATAGCACAAACCTTTTATCAAGAAGGCGGCAAACTGCTCATCTTGGATGAAATCCAAAAAGCAAAAAACTTCAGCCTGACCCTGAAGGCTATTTATGACACCTTTGATTTACAGGTTATTTTTTCGGGCTCGTCTGCCATTCAAATAAGCCAAATGAGCGCAGACTTATCGCGACGTGCTGTGTTATTTCATCTACCGGTCTTATCCTTACGGGAGTTTATTGAAATTGAAACAGGTCTTAAAATCGCGCCAGTATCACTGGATCAACTTCTTAATCAACATCAGGATCTTGCTTTTAATCTAAGCAAACAACTGCGTCCGATCGAATACTTTCGTCGTTACTGCCAAACCGGAGCCTATCCTTTTTATCAAGAATCAATCAGCAACTACCCACTTAAATTACTAGAAACCATCAACCACACCATTGATGCCGATTTACCCGCAATATTTAATCTCGACCCAACAAAGCTCGATAAGCTGAAAAAAATTCTCTATATGCTTTGCACCACACCACCCGTTGAACTCAACAAAGCCAAACTCAGTGGTGCGGTGCATACCTCTTGGCCAACACTGGCCAAATACATCGCACTCATGCAGTCAGCAGACTTGCTTCATAGCATAAGAGGCGGGGCTGGCATGCGTGCGGTGAATCGGCCCGATAAGTTACTGCTTAATAATCCCAACCTGTTCAGCGTACTATGCGCTAATCCCAACATCGGCAGTCTAAGAGAAAGCTTTTTTGTCTCGCAACTGAGCTTAGAGCACCAGGTGCACTACCACGATCAAGGTGATTTTTTAATCGACGACCAGCGGGTTTTTGAAATCGGTGGGGCCAGTAAAACCAAGCAACAGATTAAGCACAATAAGCAGGCCTGGTTGGCTGTTGATGATATGGAAGTCGGGCATGGGAATACCGTGCCACTGTGGCTGTTTGGTTTACTTTACTAA
- a CDS encoding class I SAM-dependent methyltransferase, whose amino-acid sequence MATIAELKKDLTIETELLGTPLTFKTTWGIFSPREIDDGTQLLLRHLDIKTDDVVLDLGCGYGPLGIAIAAKAPHGQVHMVDKDFVAVDYANKNARLNGFDHAKAYLSNGLSAVPKEMQFTTVVSNIPAKVGKEMLSIMLNDIHAQMTPGGQLVVVTINGLRDYMKRNFMEVFGYYDKVKQGKDYTISRTVKQ is encoded by the coding sequence ATGGCCACGATTGCCGAACTAAAAAAAGACCTGACCATTGAAACCGAATTACTAGGCACGCCCCTAACCTTTAAAACCACCTGGGGAATTTTTAGCCCGCGTGAAATCGACGATGGCACGCAATTGCTATTGCGCCATCTGGATATAAAAACCGATGATGTGGTATTGGATTTGGGTTGTGGCTACGGCCCGCTAGGCATTGCGATTGCCGCCAAAGCACCGCATGGCCAAGTGCATATGGTTGATAAAGATTTTGTTGCTGTGGATTACGCCAATAAAAATGCCCGCTTGAACGGTTTTGACCATGCGAAAGCCTATTTGTCGAATGGCCTAAGCGCGGTACCCAAAGAGATGCAATTCACCACCGTGGTATCGAATATACCTGCCAAGGTTGGCAAAGAAATGCTCAGCATTATGCTCAACGATATCCATGCACAAATGACGCCAGGAGGGCAACTCGTGGTGGTGACCATCAATGGCTTGCGTGATTACATGAAACGTAATTTTATGGAAGTTTTCGGCTATTACGACAAGGTTAAGCAGGGCAAAGATTACACGATATCAAGAACGGTTAAGCAGTAG
- a CDS encoding RNase A-like domain-containing protein, which produces MIQQGFLLRLMSGLLLTLLVLTGLVGCDKPATGLADLSQPIQVSLVEHEALGGHTIERHVAKTDDYLIERLQTDSRLNTVSTFSNLAVAEASVNAVLNLQREQVADWWQGELARQGFFARVPTHGTYLTRAQLNNNPDAKPQWVPDQAIVRVVLVRRGDDFFVLTAFPQPD; this is translated from the coding sequence ATGATACAACAAGGTTTTTTATTGCGGCTAATGTCGGGGTTATTGCTAACCTTGCTAGTGCTAACTGGGCTGGTTGGTTGCGATAAACCAGCGACGGGACTTGCTGATCTGAGCCAACCGATTCAGGTGTCTTTAGTGGAGCATGAAGCACTGGGTGGCCACACCATAGAGCGCCACGTTGCTAAAACGGATGATTATTTAATCGAACGTTTACAGACTGATTCACGATTAAATACCGTGTCAACCTTTAGCAATCTTGCGGTTGCAGAAGCCTCAGTTAATGCGGTGCTGAACCTACAGCGAGAGCAGGTGGCGGATTGGTGGCAGGGTGAGCTAGCTCGCCAAGGGTTTTTTGCTCGAGTTCCAACTCACGGCACTTATCTTACTCGCGCGCAATTAAATAATAATCCTGATGCGAAGCCGCAATGGGTGCCGGACCAAGCGATAGTGCGAGTTGTGCTTGTTAGGCGTGGCGATGATTTCTTCGTCCTAACGGCCTTTCCGCAACCGGACTGA
- a CDS encoding cupin domain-containing protein, whose protein sequence is MDVINMDLSQRVVVETAKQAWLGSRADGVLRKPLEREAAESGRTTSVVQFMPGSAFPPHSHPQGEEIFVLEGVFSDERGDYPAGSYLRNPPGSQHAPFSKQGCVLFVKLDQFQPGDTETLAINTRQQAWQPGHGGLKVMGLHQFGTEHSALVWWSAGEVFQPHTHYGGEEIFVLEGEFIDEHGRYPKGSWLRSPHASRHHPFVEQDTLIWVKTGHL, encoded by the coding sequence ATGGACGTAATTAATATGGATTTAAGCCAGCGCGTTGTGGTGGAAACCGCTAAGCAGGCCTGGTTGGGCAGTCGGGCGGATGGCGTGTTGCGCAAACCCTTGGAGCGCGAAGCCGCGGAATCGGGTCGCACCACCAGCGTAGTTCAGTTTATGCCCGGTTCGGCGTTTCCGCCACATTCACATCCGCAAGGTGAAGAAATTTTTGTGCTCGAAGGGGTGTTTTCTGATGAGCGCGGAGATTATCCAGCGGGTAGTTATTTACGCAATCCCCCAGGCTCCCAGCACGCACCTTTTTCAAAACAGGGCTGTGTGTTGTTTGTGAAGTTGGATCAATTTCAGCCCGGCGATACCGAAACGCTGGCTATTAACACCCGTCAGCAGGCCTGGCAACCGGGGCATGGCGGCTTAAAGGTGATGGGATTGCATCAGTTTGGTACCGAGCATAGTGCGCTGGTTTGGTGGTCGGCGGGTGAGGTGTTTCAACCTCATACCCATTACGGTGGCGAGGAGATTTTTGTGCTGGAGGGTGAGTTTATTGACGAGCATGGTCGTTACCCAAAAGGATCTTGGTTGCGCAGTCCGCACGCCAGTCGCCATCATCCGTTTGTGGAGCAAGATACCTTAATATGGGTGAAAACCGGGCATTTGTAG
- a CDS encoding AlbA family DNA-binding domain-containing protein, translating into MPNEIKIECLEDIQLLKESCTVECKSALGQNGKGSLPKDFWQSYSALANTYGGVILLGVKEKNGQFSISGLTDTDKVLKEIATGANNPSVVSANLLNDQLIEVIDLLEGVIIKVTIPEAPRKLRPVYLKNTPFNHSYRRFNDSDQLMSDEDVKRALAEQVNETRDNEILLGYGIVDLNPDSLKRYRQLMAVRNPQHPFNEVDDLAFLERIGAWRKDRESGKQGLTLAGLLMFGQDYLIREKLPNYQLDYRDGFDSKYDSETRWQDRVTLDGTWSGNLFDFYQIVYRKLTTDLKVPFELEKGVRKDSTPLHDAIRESLCNVLVHADYSGRTSVLIEKKPDMILFRNPGLMRIPVETAIRGGEPDCRNRILHQMFFILVQVSARVLAFLLYLKMLSTIIGKRRVLKNISIPVNELNLNFG; encoded by the coding sequence ATGCCAAACGAAATTAAAATTGAGTGCTTGGAAGATATTCAGCTACTCAAGGAAAGCTGTACGGTTGAGTGCAAATCGGCTTTAGGGCAAAACGGTAAGGGGTCGCTCCCAAAAGATTTTTGGCAAAGTTACTCCGCTTTGGCAAACACCTACGGTGGCGTTATTTTATTAGGCGTTAAAGAGAAAAATGGTCAGTTTTCGATTAGCGGCTTAACGGATACCGATAAGGTTCTAAAGGAAATTGCGACAGGCGCAAACAATCCAAGTGTGGTGAGTGCTAATTTGCTAAATGATCAATTGATCGAGGTCATTGATCTTCTTGAGGGGGTTATCATAAAAGTGACCATTCCTGAAGCGCCCCGCAAATTAAGACCGGTTTATCTAAAGAACACACCGTTTAATCACAGTTATAGGCGGTTTAATGATTCGGATCAGTTGATGTCGGATGAAGACGTTAAGCGTGCCTTAGCCGAACAAGTCAATGAAACACGAGATAATGAAATTTTACTCGGTTATGGCATAGTGGATTTAAACCCGGATAGCTTGAAAAGATATCGTCAACTTATGGCTGTCAGAAATCCGCAACATCCGTTTAATGAAGTGGATGATTTAGCTTTTTTGGAACGCATTGGTGCTTGGCGCAAAGATCGTGAATCAGGAAAACAAGGCTTAACACTCGCTGGTTTGTTGATGTTTGGACAAGATTATTTAATTCGAGAAAAACTCCCCAATTATCAACTGGATTACCGAGATGGATTTGACTCCAAATACGACTCTGAAACCCGGTGGCAAGACCGAGTAACACTTGATGGCACCTGGTCTGGTAATTTATTTGATTTTTATCAGATTGTTTATCGCAAGCTAACGACTGACCTAAAAGTACCGTTTGAATTGGAAAAAGGGGTTCGAAAAGATTCTACACCTTTACATGATGCTATTCGTGAATCACTGTGTAATGTCTTAGTGCATGCGGATTATAGTGGACGCACCTCAGTTTTAATTGAGAAAAAGCCGGATATGATTTTGTTTCGTAACCCAGGGCTTATGCGAATTCCGGTCGAAACCGCCATTAGAGGGGGTGAGCCGGATTGCCGTAACCGAATTTTACATCAAATGTTTTTTATATTGGTGCAGGTGAGCGCTCGGGTACTGGCATTCCTACTGTATTTAAAAATGTTAAGCACTATCATTGGAAAGCGCCGAGTATTGAAGAATATTTCGATCCCAGTGAACGAACTGAACTTAAACTTTGGATGA
- a CDS encoding type ISP restriction/modification enzyme: MDVIQYIDKINSRLADGHTSEHTFRADLEQLLAGLLPDCKITNEPSKITDCGNPDFVVTRKTVPIGYIEAKDVGKDLNHKGYNEQFNRYKKALDNLIITDYIWFQFFVEGEKVAEVRLAQPAFDNLKKYEIDYKAINLFESYIRDFSIKVTQAIKNPGKLAELMAGKARLLESILEAALNADLENNTQSELTNRYNVFRKQLIHDLEPKQFADLFAQTLAYGMFAARYHDQDLQTFDRDEAARLIPKSNPLLRNLFQSIAGYNIDERILTTVDNLAEVFRHTDVKSILHGYGKATAQTDPIIHFYETFLAKYDPSLRKSRGVWYTPEPVVSFIVRAVDEILKTKFGLKDGLADNSKTTIEVDALAADQSKKIYKKNGKLVGTKDVHRVQILDPATGTGTFLAEVVKYLYQTRFQHMQGIWPSYVDEHLIPRLNGFEILMASYAMAHLKLDMLLGETGYTAEQRKQSDNRLRIFLTNSLEEYHPDTDNILFSQWISEESREANAVKKDTPVMVVIGNPPYSGESANKGDWIMSLMDDYKKEPGGKQKLQERNPKWINDDYVKFMRFAQYFIEKNGEGVMAFINPHGFLDNPTFRGMRWNLLSTYDEIYTIDLHGNAKKKETSPDGSKDENVFDIEQGVSINILVKNGSRITRPGDLGQVYHYDLYGKRKDKYSFLQNTAFKDVPYQAIPNVSPMYFMVPKDFGLQGEYEKLLSLNNLFPINGVGMTTAHDGFVIDENRQKLISKFEKFRDSEPKPEELHKQFAVKEKKGWDILEGWKNLQGQDIKSYIQPISYRPFDDQYIMYEDKLVWRTVRKVMSHMNKINNGIIIGRQGQVVGANQWNLVFISDSPSDFNLYYRGGGVQFPIYLYPEDGSKRIPNLNPDEIKAFEAALNLPFVAENDQKSFVPSCLCGSKNQFTPIDILDYIYAVLHSPTYRDTYKEFLKTDFPRVPYPDPDTFWQLVELGDQIRLLHLMESPLLDTPITQYPVGGDNKITRKISKTSPGYEPIAKSNNELGKVWINDTQYFDNVPHQAWLFYIGGYQPAQKWLKDRQGRELSFDDILHYQKIIVALTETARLMQEVDQVLYPERT; the protein is encoded by the coding sequence ATGGATGTTATTCAGTATATCGACAAGATCAATTCACGCTTGGCAGACGGCCACACCAGCGAACATACGTTTCGAGCCGATCTAGAACAGCTATTAGCAGGCCTGCTTCCCGACTGCAAAATCACCAACGAACCCTCCAAAATCACCGATTGCGGCAACCCGGATTTTGTTGTCACCCGCAAAACCGTACCGATTGGCTATATCGAAGCGAAAGATGTCGGCAAAGACCTAAATCACAAAGGCTACAACGAACAATTCAACCGTTACAAAAAAGCCCTCGACAACCTCATTATCACCGACTATATCTGGTTTCAGTTTTTTGTTGAAGGCGAAAAAGTCGCCGAAGTGCGATTAGCCCAACCCGCGTTTGATAACCTCAAAAAATACGAAATTGACTACAAGGCGATCAATCTATTTGAAAGCTATATTCGTGACTTCTCGATCAAGGTCACCCAAGCGATTAAAAACCCCGGCAAACTCGCCGAATTGATGGCGGGCAAAGCGCGTTTATTAGAAAGCATTCTCGAAGCCGCCCTCAACGCCGACCTCGAAAATAACACGCAAAGTGAACTTACCAATCGATATAACGTATTTAGAAAGCAATTAATTCACGACCTTGAACCCAAACAGTTCGCCGATCTTTTTGCGCAAACCCTGGCCTACGGTATGTTCGCCGCGCGTTATCACGACCAGGATTTACAAACCTTCGACCGCGACGAAGCCGCGCGTCTGATTCCCAAATCCAATCCATTATTGCGTAATTTATTTCAGTCCATCGCTGGTTACAATATTGACGAACGCATCCTCACCACTGTCGATAACCTCGCTGAAGTGTTTCGTCATACCGATGTTAAAAGCATTCTGCACGGCTATGGCAAAGCCACCGCCCAAACCGACCCGATTATTCATTTTTACGAAACTTTTCTCGCTAAATACGATCCGTCATTACGCAAATCGCGTGGCGTTTGGTACACCCCCGAACCCGTGGTCAGCTTTATCGTGCGCGCGGTGGATGAGATTTTAAAAACCAAATTCGGTTTAAAAGATGGCCTAGCCGATAACAGCAAAACCACGATTGAAGTCGATGCGTTGGCAGCGGATCAATCCAAGAAGATTTATAAAAAAAATGGCAAGTTGGTTGGCACCAAAGATGTTCATCGCGTGCAAATTCTCGACCCCGCAACCGGCACCGGCACCTTCTTAGCCGAAGTGGTCAAATACCTCTATCAAACTCGCTTTCAACACATGCAAGGCATTTGGCCGAGTTATGTGGATGAACATTTAATCCCGCGTTTAAATGGCTTTGAAATTTTAATGGCGTCCTATGCAATGGCGCATTTAAAACTCGATATGTTGCTCGGCGAAACCGGCTACACCGCCGAACAACGTAAACAATCCGACAACCGCTTGCGCATCTTCCTTACTAACTCACTGGAGGAATATCATCCCGATACAGACAATATATTGTTCTCTCAGTGGATAAGTGAAGAGTCGCGCGAAGCCAATGCGGTGAAAAAAGACACCCCGGTCATGGTGGTGATTGGCAACCCGCCTTATTCTGGCGAAAGTGCCAATAAAGGCGACTGGATTATGTCATTAATGGACGATTACAAAAAAGAACCCGGCGGCAAACAAAAACTGCAAGAACGTAACCCGAAATGGATTAACGACGATTACGTTAAATTTATGCGCTTTGCCCAATACTTTATCGAAAAAAACGGCGAAGGCGTGATGGCGTTTATCAATCCACACGGTTTTTTAGACAATCCGACTTTTCGCGGTATGCGCTGGAACCTGCTCAGCACCTACGATGAAATCTACACCATCGATCTGCACGGCAACGCCAAGAAAAAAGAAACCTCGCCCGATGGCTCAAAAGACGAAAATGTGTTTGATATTGAACAAGGCGTGTCGATTAATATTTTGGTTAAAAACGGCTCGCGCATCACCAGGCCTGGTGATTTAGGGCAAGTTTACCACTATGACCTCTATGGCAAACGCAAAGACAAATACAGCTTTTTACAAAACACCGCGTTTAAAGACGTGCCCTATCAAGCCATTCCGAATGTCTCGCCCATGTATTTTATGGTGCCTAAAGATTTTGGCTTGCAAGGAGAGTATGAAAAACTCTTATCGTTAAATAATTTATTTCCAATCAATGGGGTAGGTATGACAACCGCCCATGACGGTTTTGTAATTGATGAAAATCGTCAAAAATTAATTTCCAAATTTGAAAAGTTTAGAGACAGCGAACCCAAACCTGAAGAACTTCATAAGCAATTTGCTGTTAAAGAAAAAAAAGGTTGGGATATATTAGAGGGTTGGAAAAATCTTCAGGGACAAGATATTAAATCATATATTCAACCAATTTCTTATCGACCATTTGATGACCAGTACATTATGTATGAAGATAAATTGGTTTGGCGGACTGTTCGTAAAGTTATGTCTCACATGAATAAAATAAATAATGGGATAATTATTGGAAGACAAGGCCAAGTTGTAGGTGCCAATCAATGGAATCTAGTTTTTATTTCTGATTCACCATCTGACTTCAATCTTTACTACCGAGGGGGGGGAGTACAGTTCCCAATTTACCTCTATCCGGAAGACGGTAGCAAACGCATTCCCAATCTCAACCCCGATGAAATCAAGGCGTTTGAAGCCGCGCTCAATTTGCCATTTGTCGCTGAAAATGATCAAAAATCCTTTGTGCCTTCGTGCCTCTGTGGTTCAAAAAACCAATTCACGCCGATTGATATACTGGATTATATTTATGCGGTATTGCACAGTCCGACCTACCGCGATACCTATAAAGAGTTCCTTAAAACTGATTTCCCGCGTGTGCCTTATCCAGACCCGGACACCTTTTGGCAATTGGTCGAACTCGGCGACCAAATTCGTTTATTGCACCTGATGGAATCGCCGTTACTTGACACGCCAATTACCCAATATCCGGTGGGGGGCGACAATAAAATCACCCGAAAAATTAGCAAAACCAGCCCTGGCTATGAACCGATTGCCAAGAGCAATAATGAACTGGGCAAAGTCTGGATTAACGACACCCAATACTTCGACAACGTACCGCACCAGGCCTGGTTGTTTTATATTGGCGGTTATCAGCCGGCACAAAAATGGCTAAAAGACCGCCAAGGCCGCGAACTGAGTTTTGATGACATACTGCACTACCAAAAAATCATCGTCGCCCTAACCGAAACCGCCCGCTTAATGCAAGAAGTTGATCAGGTGTTGTATCCGGAGAGAACCTAA